The segment TCACCTTCGGCGGCAAGCGGGTGTTCGTGATCGCGAACCACTTCGGTTCGAAGGGCGGCGACGAGTCCCTCACCTCGCACCGTCAGCCGCCGAACCGTTCCTCCGAGGTCAGGCGGCTCCAGCAGGCGCAGTCGGTGAACGCCTTCGTCAAGGAGATCCTGGCGGTCGACCGCAAGGCCGATGTCCTGGTCGTCGGCGACATCAACGACTTCGAGTTCTCGGCGGCGACCAAGGCGCTCACGGACGGCGGGGCGCTCTACCCGGCGGTGAAGTCCCTGCCGCGCGGCGACCGGTACTCGTATGTCTTCCAGGGCAACAGCCAGGTCCTGGACCAGATTCTGACCAGCCCCGGCATCGACGACTTCGAGTACGACAGCGTCCATATCAACGCCGAGTTCCACGAGCAGAACAGCGACCACGACCCGCAGGTGCTGCGGTTCCGGCCCTAACCTCGCCGGAGCGGCGGCGGGGGCGCGTCCACCGCGCCCCCGCCGCGCCCCGCTTCAGCCGGCCGGCCGCAGGCTCAGGCCCGGGGTGAAGCGCAGCACCCGCCCGGAGCGGACCCCGGGGAAAGCGTGCACCTTCCGCCACTCCTCGGTCTCCGATCCGATGCCCTCGCCCGGCGCGGCGAGGGCGGCGGCATGGGCTTCGGCGCTCTCCCACTCGGCATAGTTGAACACCCGGCCGCCGTCGGCCGTGAGGTGGAACCACCCGGAGATCCCGCCGAAGTGCGGCCGGTCCGGGACGGGCGCGTCGCGCCGGATCGCCGGGTCCGAGGCCAGGGCGGCGAGGACCCCGTCCACCCAGGCCTCCGCCCGTTCCCGGTCCGGTCCGTCGAACTCGGCCTCGACGGCCACGACGGCGCCCGGGACCCGGGCGTCGGCCGGATCGGCGAGGCCGCCGCGGTACAGGTCGTACGAGTGCAGCCCCAGCCGGGCGATACCGGGGACGGCGGCGTCGATCTCGGCGTTCCGCTCGTCGCGGTACTCCGTGAAGAACCTTTCGTACGCCTCCTCGTCGGTCCACTGCGAATAGTGCAGCAGGGTGCGGCCGTCGTCGCCGAGATGCACGGTGTACGAGAGGAGTCCGACCGCGGGCCAGTCCCGGCTCCGCCACGCGGCCCCGATCGCGGCGAGGACGGCGAGCTGACGGTCGGGCGTAGCGGCGTCCCAGAGGGAGATCTTGACGACGCCGACCCCTTCGCGGCCGAGATCGGGCCGGGCATGCGGGGCGACGGCCACCGTACGGGCGGTGGTAGGGCTGTTCTCGGGCATGCTGTTGCTCCCCTCCGGTGCGGTGGGCCGGTCTCCGGCCCCCGTCGATCACCAGCGTGGAACATCAAGCGGGATTGAGGTCAACCCGACGGCGGTACGGGAACGGCCCCGGCCGTACGCCTGATCACAGGACGGACGGCCGGGGCCGCGAGAACCGCCGGGCCGGTACTTCAGTTGTGGGCGTGCAGGATCTCGTTCAGCCCGCCCCAGACCGCGTTGTTCGGCCGGGCCTCGACCGCACCCGTCACCGAGTTGCGGCGAAAGAGGATATTGCTCGCGCCGGACAGCTCACGGGCCTTGACGATCTCGCCGTCGGGCATGGTGATCCGGGTCCCGGCGGTGACATAGAGACCGGCCTCGACGACGCATTCGTCGCCCAGCGCGATACCGACGCCCGCTTCGGCGCCGACCAGGCAGCGCTCGCCGATGGCGATGACGACATTGCCGCCGCCGGAGAGGGTGCCCATGGTGGAGGCGCCGCCGCCGATGTCGGAGCCGTTGCCGACGACGACACCGGCCGAGATCCGGCCCTCGACCATGGACGTACCGAGGGTGCCCGCGTTGAAGTTGACGAAGCCCTCGTGCATCACGGTGGTGCCCTCGGCGAGATGGGCACCGAGGCGGACCCGGTCGGCGTCGGCGATCCGGACGCCCTTGGGGACCACGTAGTCCGTCATCCGCGGGAACTTGTCGACCCCGACCACCTGGAGGTGCAGTCCCTCGGCGCGGGCGTTGAGCCGTACCTTCTCGATATCGTCGACGGCGACCGGACCCAGCGATGTCCAGGCCACATTGGCGAGCAGACCGAAGAGACCGTCGAGGTTCTGGCCGTGCGGCCGGACCAGCCGGTGCGAGAGCAGGTGCAGCCGCAGATAGGCGTCATGGGCGTCGAGGGGCTTGTCGTCGAGGGAGGCGATGACCGTACGGACGGCCACGACCTCGACACCGCGCCGGGCGTCCACCCCGATCGCCTTGGCGGCACCGGCCCCGAGCAGCTGCGCGGCACGGTCCGCGGCCAGTCGCTCGGTCCCGGCGGGGCCGGGCTCCGAGGTGAGTTCGGGGGCGGGGAACCAGGTGTCGAGGACGGTCCCGTCGGCGGCGATGGTGGCCAGGCCGGCGGCGACGGCGCCGGTGGTGCGGGGGGTGGTGGTATCGGTCATGAGGAGAACCTAACCGGCGGCGCCCTCCTCGGGCGAACCGGTCTCGCCGGAGGCCCCCGAGCCGCCCGAACGGTCTCGCCGGAGGCCCCCGCACCGCCCGAACGGCCCCGGCCCGGGCCCGCACCCGGCCCGGACGGTGCTACACCGCGGCCCCTGTTCCGCC is part of the Streptomyces qinzhouensis genome and harbors:
- a CDS encoding antibiotic biosynthesis monooxygenase; protein product: MPENSPTTARTVAVAPHARPDLGREGVGVVKISLWDAATPDRQLAVLAAIGAAWRSRDWPAVGLLSYTVHLGDDGRTLLHYSQWTDEEAYERFFTEYRDERNAEIDAAVPGIARLGLHSYDLYRGGLADPADARVPGAVVAVEAEFDGPDRERAEAWVDGVLAALASDPAIRRDAPVPDRPHFGGISGWFHLTADGGRVFNYAEWESAEAHAAALAAPGEGIGSETEEWRKVHAFPGVRSGRVLRFTPGLSLRPAG
- the dapD gene encoding 2,3,4,5-tetrahydropyridine-2,6-dicarboxylate N-succinyltransferase, with the translated sequence MTDTTTPRTTGAVAAGLATIAADGTVLDTWFPAPELTSEPGPAGTERLAADRAAQLLGAGAAKAIGVDARRGVEVVAVRTVIASLDDKPLDAHDAYLRLHLLSHRLVRPHGQNLDGLFGLLANVAWTSLGPVAVDDIEKVRLNARAEGLHLQVVGVDKFPRMTDYVVPKGVRIADADRVRLGAHLAEGTTVMHEGFVNFNAGTLGTSMVEGRISAGVVVGNGSDIGGGASTMGTLSGGGNVVIAIGERCLVGAEAGVGIALGDECVVEAGLYVTAGTRITMPDGEIVKARELSGASNILFRRNSVTGAVEARPNNAVWGGLNEILHAHN